A segment of the Synechococcus sp. MU1643 genome:
GGCTGGATCCATGGAAATCTCGGCCGCTTGTTGAACGCTTGACGCCACAGATTCGACGGACCGAGGAAACATGAGACGGGCCTAGGACAGGCTGGATTGAGCTGGACGGTAGCAGTCGAGACTCAGGGCGCACAGTGGAATTCCAGCAAAACAGACACTTCCACGATCGGCATGCCTCCGAAGCGGTGATAACTTCCAAATTCCATTTTCTTGCGATTGATGCGCGTCTCCCGCCTGCTGCTGGTGACGCTTCGGGATGTTCCCGCCGAAGCGGAGATCACCTCGCATCAGTTGCTTCTAAGGGCCGGCTTTATCCGTCGCGTTGGATCAGGGATCTACGCCTACCTCCCCTTGATGTGGAGGGTGCTTCAGAAGATCACCGCCGTGGTGCGAGAGGAGATGAACCGCGCTGGCGCCCAAGAAACGTTGCTGCCACAACTACATCCTGCTGAGCTCTGGCAAAAAAGTGGCCGTTGGCAGGGCTACACCGCTGGAGAGGGGATCATGTTTCACCTCAAAGACCGACAAAGCAGAGAGCTGGGGCTTGGCCCAACCCATGAAGAAGTAATCACCAGCCTGGCGGGTGAGCTGCTGAGGTCATACCGGCAGCTCCCAGTGAACCTCTTCCAGATCCAGACCAAATTTCGCGACGAGATCCGTCCCCGCTTTGGCCTGATGCGAGGCCGCGAATTCATCATGAAGGACGCCTACTCCTTCCATGCCAGCGAAGCAGATCTTCGCGAAACCTACGGCGACATGGATCAGGCCTACCGCCGCATCTTTGAACGTTGTGGCCTGGATGCCGTCCCTGTCGATGCCGATAGCGGAGCCATCGGCGGCGCCGCCTCCCAGGAGTTCATGGTGACAGCGGAGGCCGGGGAAGACCTGATCCTGATCAGCGATGACGGCCAATACGCAGCCAATCAAGAAAAGGCTGTTTCGATCCCATCCGCCGCATCTCCTCTCGCCGATGGTCCGGAAGAATCGGTTCCAACTCCTGGGTTGGGCAGCATCGAGAGCCTCTGCGTCGCCAAAGGCTGGGACCCGAGCCAAGTGGTGAAGGTGCTGCTGTTCGTAGCGACGCTCGACGATGACACCCTCCAACCCCTGCTGGTGAGCCTCCGTGGTGACCAAGAGCTCAACCCGACCAAGGTTGTGAACGCCGTCAGCCAAATCCTGAACAAGGATGTTCTCGATTGCCGGCCGATCACACCAGACGACAACAACCGTCAGCAGATTGATCTGATCCCCTTTGGATCGATCGGGCCCGACCTCTCCGATGAAGTCCTGCAGGGAGCCAAGACCTGGGAGCAAACATTCCTGCGTCTGGCGGACGAAACCGCCAGCGAACTCGGCAGCTTTATCTGTGGTGCCAATAAGCCCGATTTGCACCGTTTCAACACCAGCTGGGCCGCCATGGGGCAGAAGCCGGTCAACCTGGATCTGCGCAATGCACGGGCAGGCGACGTCTGCACACACAACCCCGAATCGCTGCTGACTGAAAAAAGGGGCATCGAAGTTGGCCACATTTTCCAGTTGGGCCGGAAATATTCCGATGCCATGGAGAGCCGTTTCACCAACGAGAACGGCAAGACCGAACCGTTCTGGATGGGTTGCTACGGAATCGGCGTTTCCAGGCTGGCGCAGGCTGCCGTCGAACAGCACCACGACGACAGCGGCATCTGTTGGCCGACCGCCATCGCCCCCTTTGAAGCCATCGTTGTTGTTGCCAACGTCCAGGACGAGACCCAGGCCCAGCTTGGGGAAGCGCTCTATTCAGAGCTTCAGGATGCCGGAGTCGATGTGCTCATCGACGACCGCAAAGAACGCGCCGGCGTCAAGTTCAAAGACGCAGATCTGATCGGCATCCCTTGGCGGATCGTGGTGGGACGCGACGCGAACGAGGGAACCGTTGAAGTGGTGTGCCGCAGCAGCCGCGAGGTGCAGAAACTCCCCCATGCTGAGGCTGTGACCTGCCTGATCAAGGCACTCCACCCCTAAAGTTGGACAACATTGAAGGGTTTCATGCTCTCCGCACTGACACGCCTGCTTCGCCCCCTCAGCCGGGCTGCCATAGCCCTTGGTCTGGGATTATGCCTTCTCCTGACAGCCTGCAGTGGGGATGCCGAAGCTCGTCTCAGCGGCGACTACGTGGAAGACACCGTGTCGGTCTCCCGCACCCTGCTAACGGTGATTGACTTGCCTCAGGACGATCCGACCCACGCCGAAGCTGAAGCCGACGCGCGGGTATTGATCAATGACTACATGTCCCGTTATCGGCCCCAACCCCGTGTGAACGGACTCAGCTCCTTCACAACGATGCAAACAGCACTGAATTCTTTGGCTGGTCATTACGCCTCCTACGCCAATCGCCCCCTGCCTGAAGCGCTGCATGACCGCATCGCCAAGGAACTCAACAAGGCTGAGAAATCAGTGGTCCGGGGCAGCTGAGTCCTGAAGACAATTTCAGCTTTGACGAGGCCACCCGAGATCTGAGATACTCGCGGATTGTGCATATCTGCGGCTTCGGGCCGCCATGTTCTTGGCCAACGTTGTCGTCATCGGAGCGCAGTGGGGTGACGAGGGAAAAGGAAAGATCACCGATCTTCTGAGCCGCTCCGCCGATGTGGTGGTTAGGTATCAGGGTGGTGTGAATGCAGGCCACACGATTGTTGTTGACGATCGTGTGCTCAAGCTGCACCTGATTCCCTCTGGAATCCTCTATCCAGACACGATCTGCCTGATCGGATCCGGCACGGTGGTGGATCCCAAGGTGATGCTCGGTGAGCTGGACATGCTCATCGCCAATGACATTGATATTTCAGGGCTTCGCTTGGCATCCACCGCCCACGTGACGATGCCCTACCACCGCCTGCTCGATCAGGCGATGGAGAAGCAGCGGGGGGCACGCCGGATCGGAACCACAGGCCGCGGAATCGGCCCCACCTACGCCGACAAGTCGCAGCGCAGTGGCATCCGCGTCATCGACCTCCTGGACGAACAGCGGCTAAGCGAACGCCTTGAAGGCCCACTTCAAGAGAAGAACGAACTTCTTCAAACCATCTACGGCGTTGCTCCCCTGAACGCCGAAGACGTCATCCAGGAATACCTGGAATACGGCAAGCGACTAGCACCCCACGTGGTGGAGTGCACCCAGACGATTCATCAGGCAGCGCGAGCTCGCAAAAACATCCTGTTTGAAGGTGCCCAGGGCACGCTTTTGGACCTGGACCACGGAACCTACCCGTACGTCACTTCCTCCAATCCAGTTTCCGGAGGTGCCTGCATCGGTGCAGGCGTCGGCCCGACCCTGATTGACCGCGTCATCGGCGTCGCCAAGGCCTACACCACCCGCGTGGGTGAAGGCCCCTTCCCCACCGAACTAAGCGGAAGCCTGAATGACCAGCTCACGGAACGCGGCGGTGAATTCGGCACCACCACTGGCCGGCAACGTCGCTGTGGCTGGTTTGATGGCGTGATCGGTCGCTATGCCGTACAGGTCAACGGCTTGGACTGTCTGGCCGTGACCAAGCTGGATGTTCTGGATGAACTGGACGAAATTCAAGTCTGTGTGGCCTATGAACTCAATGGCGAGCGAATCGAGCACTTCCCGAGCAGTGCCGATGATTTCGCCCAGTGCAAACCCATCTTCGAAACGCTGCCTGGCTGGCAGTGCTCCACCGAAGAATGCCGCAGCCTTGAAGACCTCCCCAAACCGGCCATGGATTACCTGCGCTTCCTCGCCGATTTGATGGAAGTGCCGATCGCCATTGTCTCCCTGGGGGCCAGCCGTGATCAAACCATCGTTGTTGAAGATCCGATCCATGGCCCCAAGCGGGCCTTGTTGAGCGCCTGAGCCTCTGAGGTTCATACTTCGGGGCTGCTTTCCATGCGCCGATGTCATCAGAGACCCGTTTCCCCAGCGCCTGCAGCCTCGATGTCGTTGGCATCGGAAACGCCATCGTCGATGTTCTGGTGCAGACGGACGACAATTTCATCGCTGAACACAGCCTCCAAAAAGGGGCCATGGCGCTGATCGATGAACAACAAGCTGAGGGTCTCTACAAGGCCAGTGGCGCTGGCCTCGAGACCTCCGGTGGCTCGGTCGCAAACACCATGGTGGGCATCGCCCAGCTCGGAGGTCGCGCTGGTTTCATCGGCCGTGTTCGGGACGACCAGCTCGGCAGCATTTTCAGCCACGACATCCGGGCCGTTGGTGCACGCTTTGAGACACCAGCAGCCACCAGTGGAGCCACAACAGCGCGCTGCCTGATTTACGTCACGCCCGATGCCGAGCGGACCATGTGCACATTCCTCGGGGCCTCAACCCAACTGGAGCCCGAGGATCTCGACCTTTCCATGGTCAAGCAAGCCAAGGTGCTTTACCTGGAGGGCTACCTCTGGGACAGTCCTGCCGCCAAACGGGCCTTTATCGCCGCCGCCGAAGCCTGCCGCGAAGCAGGCGGAAAGGTCGCTCTTTCGCTCTCCGATGGCTTCTGTGTGGATCGGCACAGAGCGAGTTTTCTCGAACTGGTGAATGGCCACGTCGATGTGCTGTTCGCCAATGACGTCGAAATTCAGTCGCTTTATGAAACTGATGATTTCGACCAAGCCCTCGAAAGGGTGCGCGGCTGCTGCTCGGTGATTGCGATCACCCGTGGTGCCCAGGGATCCGTTGTGCTGAGTGAAGACCAGCGCTGGGATGTCGGCATCTTCGGCCTGGGTGATTTGGTGGACACCACGGGAGCAGGCGACCTCTATGCCGGGG
Coding sequences within it:
- the psb27 gene encoding photosystem II protein Psb27 gives rise to the protein MLSALTRLLRPLSRAAIALGLGLCLLLTACSGDAEARLSGDYVEDTVSVSRTLLTVIDLPQDDPTHAEAEADARVLINDYMSRYRPQPRVNGLSSFTTMQTALNSLAGHYASYANRPLPEALHDRIAKELNKAEKSVVRGS
- a CDS encoding adenosine kinase, with protein sequence MSSETRFPSACSLDVVGIGNAIVDVLVQTDDNFIAEHSLQKGAMALIDEQQAEGLYKASGAGLETSGGSVANTMVGIAQLGGRAGFIGRVRDDQLGSIFSHDIRAVGARFETPAATSGATTARCLIYVTPDAERTMCTFLGASTQLEPEDLDLSMVKQAKVLYLEGYLWDSPAAKRAFIAAAEACREAGGKVALSLSDGFCVDRHRASFLELVNGHVDVLFANDVEIQSLYETDDFDQALERVRGCCSVIAITRGAQGSVVLSEDQRWDVGIFGLGDLVDTTGAGDLYAGGFLHGFTQGESLERCGQLGALCAGQIVTQLGARSQVCLKQLAETHLN
- a CDS encoding adenylosuccinate synthase, whose amino-acid sequence is MFLANVVVIGAQWGDEGKGKITDLLSRSADVVVRYQGGVNAGHTIVVDDRVLKLHLIPSGILYPDTICLIGSGTVVDPKVMLGELDMLIANDIDISGLRLASTAHVTMPYHRLLDQAMEKQRGARRIGTTGRGIGPTYADKSQRSGIRVIDLLDEQRLSERLEGPLQEKNELLQTIYGVAPLNAEDVIQEYLEYGKRLAPHVVECTQTIHQAARARKNILFEGAQGTLLDLDHGTYPYVTSSNPVSGGACIGAGVGPTLIDRVIGVAKAYTTRVGEGPFPTELSGSLNDQLTERGGEFGTTTGRQRRCGWFDGVIGRYAVQVNGLDCLAVTKLDVLDELDEIQVCVAYELNGERIEHFPSSADDFAQCKPIFETLPGWQCSTEECRSLEDLPKPAMDYLRFLADLMEVPIAIVSLGASRDQTIVVEDPIHGPKRALLSA
- a CDS encoding proline--tRNA ligase encodes the protein MRVSRLLLVTLRDVPAEAEITSHQLLLRAGFIRRVGSGIYAYLPLMWRVLQKITAVVREEMNRAGAQETLLPQLHPAELWQKSGRWQGYTAGEGIMFHLKDRQSRELGLGPTHEEVITSLAGELLRSYRQLPVNLFQIQTKFRDEIRPRFGLMRGREFIMKDAYSFHASEADLRETYGDMDQAYRRIFERCGLDAVPVDADSGAIGGAASQEFMVTAEAGEDLILISDDGQYAANQEKAVSIPSAASPLADGPEESVPTPGLGSIESLCVAKGWDPSQVVKVLLFVATLDDDTLQPLLVSLRGDQELNPTKVVNAVSQILNKDVLDCRPITPDDNNRQQIDLIPFGSIGPDLSDEVLQGAKTWEQTFLRLADETASELGSFICGANKPDLHRFNTSWAAMGQKPVNLDLRNARAGDVCTHNPESLLTEKRGIEVGHIFQLGRKYSDAMESRFTNENGKTEPFWMGCYGIGVSRLAQAAVEQHHDDSGICWPTAIAPFEAIVVVANVQDETQAQLGEALYSELQDAGVDVLIDDRKERAGVKFKDADLIGIPWRIVVGRDANEGTVEVVCRSSREVQKLPHAEAVTCLIKALHP